A genomic window from Zalophus californianus isolate mZalCal1 chromosome 13, mZalCal1.pri.v2, whole genome shotgun sequence includes:
- the TMEM203 gene encoding transmembrane protein 203, producing the protein MLFSLRELVQWLGFATFEIFVHLLALMVFSVLLALRVDGLAPGLSWWNVFVPFFAADGLSTYFTTIVSVRLFQDGEKRLAVLRLFWVLTVLSLKFVFEMLLCQKLVEQTRELWFGLITSPVFILLQLLMIRACRVN; encoded by the coding sequence ATGCTCTTCTCCCTCCGGGAGTTAGTGCAGTGGCTGGGCTTCGCCACCTTCGAGATCTTTGTGCACCTGCTGGCCCTGATGGTGTTCTCCGTGCTGCTGGCACTGCGTGTGGACGGCCTGGCCCCCGGCCTCTCCTGGTGGAACGTGTTTGTGCCCTTTTTCGCCGCCGATGGGCTCAGCACCTACTTCACCACCATCGTGTCCGTGCGCCTCTTCCAGGACGGAGAGAAGCGGTTGGCCGTGCTCCGCCTCTTCTGGGTCCTCACGGTTCTTAGCCTCAAGTTTGTCTTCGAGATGTTACTGTGCCAGAAGCTGGTGGAACAGACTCGGGAGCTCTGGTTCGGCTTGATCACGTCTCCAGTCTTCATTCTCCTGCAGCTGCTCATGATCCGCGCCTGTCGGGTCAACTAG